The genomic stretch GTACGGGCTGCGCCCTCCTGAGAGAGCGTAAGCGACATAAAGCCCATTGTCGGTCACGGCGGCCAGACGGTCCTCGGCGTAGATGACATAAAGCCTATTCTCACTGGGGTAACCCGGCGCTCGTAGCTAGGCCTCGGCAGGGACGGCGCTGGGCTCCGGCTCGGCGCCGTTGCCGTCCTGCTCATCCACCGTGCGTCCGCACCGCTTCCATCCCTGCTATGCTCCGGCCCGCTAACGTGAGACCTACAGGAGGGGCGAGATCGCGTGAACCGATGCGCCCTGATCGGGCTAATTCTCAACGTCGTGGGGACGCTAGGAGTCGGCCTGATCCCGTGCTTCGGGATGGCCGCTGGCTTTGGCGGACCGATCGTATTTCGCAGCCGCTCATGGGCGTTGGCGTGGGGCCTCGCCTGGGTCGTATTCATCGCAGGGGCGATACTTTTCGCCATTGCGTCTCGCTCAAACTGAGACACTATGGACGGCTCAGGCGAGCAGGCTCAGGAGGGCGCCGAGGCCGAAGGCCGTGATGATGACGGCGGCGCCGCGATTCACCAGCGAAGGTGGGCCGGGGTGAAAGAGGAGCGGAGGAAACCGACACCGGTGCTGAGCAAGAGCCACCAGAAGGCCGAGCCCAGGAAGACCCCCAACACCATGAGCGACGCCAAGCCGTAGCCGCCGGCGACGCTTCCGAGACCCAGCCCGGCGAAGATCGCCGCGAAGGAGAGGATGGTCGTCGGGTTCGTGACGGTCAGGGCAAAGGTCGTGGCCCAGGCCGGATTATGCGTGAACACAGGCGCCACCCTCACCCCGACCCTCTCCCTCGGAGAGGGAGAGGGAGCCGTTTCGATCCCCTCGCCCCCGGGGGAGAGGGACGCAGTTCGAGCTGAGCCGCTCAGCGGCGAGGCGAGGGCTGAGTAAATGAGGGGGCGCATAGGACGCGGAACACGCGTTCGTGAATAGGGCAGGCTAGAGCACCGAGCGGATCGCCGCGAGAATGTCGTCGCGCGAGGGGATGGTGGCCAGCTCGAGCTTGTCGTTGTAGGGCATCGGCACGTTTCGCGCCCCGAGCCGCCCGATGGGTGCGTCCAGGAGGTCCAGCCCCTTCTCGCTGACCATGGCCGCGATCTCGGCGCCGTAACCGCCGCGCTTGACGGCTATGCTCTGGGCGCGCTACCGCGTGGCGGCCTTGATCGTCGCGAACGGGCCGTCGAAAAACGTCACGTTGTGGAACGCTTCGTTGACGACCGCCTCGGCCACCAGGCGGGCCTGAGCGCTGTCCCGGCCGAACACGACGATGCGGGTGTGGTCCTCCACCGGCAGGCGGCCGTCGTCTTCGGCCTTCCTCACCTCGCCGACGTCCTTGCCGGGCTTCACGCCGCTCGCTGGCAAGTTGCGCGCGCCGCTGAGACTGCCGGCCGAAAACTCCTGCGGATCCCGCGCGTCGAGGAACACCGCGGTCCGGTCGCTCGCGTGGATGTACTTGACGCCCTCGATCTCGATCTGGGTGAGGCCGCCGGGCTTCGCCGACACGTTGAGCGCGCCGGGGACGTGGCTCACGGCGTACTCCATGAACGGCTGCGCGTCGAGCACGAGGCTCTGCCGGTCGGCGCGGATCTTCCGGAGTTCCTCGGTGGAAACCTCCAGCGTCTTCTGATTCGGTTCCAGCAACGTTCTCTGGAAAATGCTGGTGCCGGACTAGGCTGTAGCGAGCGAGACCACGACGATGAATCCCGGCGCGATCGGCACCACGAAGCTGGCCATACGTTTCGTTCGCATGTGTACCTCCACGGGGGCTGTGTCGTCGACGGCGGGGACTCTCACCGCTAACGAGCCCTGTCATCGATAACCCGGTCCGCCCGCAGTAGCACCGACCGGGGGATCGTGAGCCCGAGGGCCCGGGCGGTCTTGAGATTCAGGACCAGCTCGAACTTGTTCGCCTGTTCGACGGGCAAATCCGCCGGCTTGGCGCCCTTGAGGATCTTGTCGACCAGCCTCGCCGCCTGACGGCCCATCTCGTGTCGGTCGGCGCCATAGCTGGCCAGCGCTCCCCGCTCCACATAGAACGGACTGTGGAACATCGTCGGGACCCTCCCCTTGGCCGCGACCTCCAGGATGAACCCGGGAATGTTCAGCGAATGGAGCCGGGGGGAGATGATTCCGTCCACTGCACCCTTCCGGGCCCCGGCGATGGCGGCCTGCGCCTCCTCCTGCGTCCGCACCGGACGCTCCATCAGCGTGAGGTCGAGGCGGCGCGCGGCGTCCCGGTGCACGCGGAGGAGGGTGGCGGCGAGCGGATTCGCCGCGTCGTAGACGAACAGCACCCGCTTCAGGCCCGGAACAATGTCGCGAAACAGCTCCATCCGCTTCGGCGCCAGCTCAAGGTCGATATCCGCGATGCCCGTGATGTTGCCCCCGGGACGCGCGAAGCTCTTCACGAGCCCCGATTCCACCGGGTCGCTTCCGCCGACGAAGATGATCGGGATCCGGTCGGTCGCCATCTGAGCGGCCTTGGCCGCATTGCTCGTGTCAGCCGCCACGATCAGGTCCACTCCGAGCCTGACCAGGTCACGGGCGGCCGCCGGCAGTTCGGCCGGGTCGCCCTGCGTAAAGCGTACCCCGATCGTGAAGTCCCTGTCCTCGCGGTACCCGATTTCCCGAAGGCCGTCCCGCAGCCCGACGATCAGGGTTGTCGGTCCCCACGATTCCGTCAGCGCTCCGATCCGGACCGGCCCGGCCCGCTGCGCTTCGGCCGCGCTGCCCATCAACCGGGGGATCGTGAGCACGATCCCAATCGCGAGCAGAATGGGGCGACGGCGGATCATTCTGGGAGAGGGCGTGGCGGCGGCTCGGCCAACAGGGCAGTGAAGAGCGCGCGCGCGGGCGCGCTCCCCCACTCACGCGATCCGATCGCGAACCCCACGGCACGTCCATCCCGGCCCACGAGGAAGGTCGCGGGCAAACCGACCACGCCATACAGCGCGCTGATCTCGCCGTCCGGATCGAGCACGAGTGGGAAGGTCAGGCCCAGTTCCTTGGCATAGCGCGACACTGCTTCCTTCTTCTCCCGGGCGTTGACGCCGACGAAGGCGAGGCCCTGCGGCGCGAGCTCACGGTGCAGGCGCTCCAGCACGGGCATTTCCGGGCGACACTCCAGACACCAGCTCGCCCAAAAGTTCACGAGGACGACCTTCCCCCGC from Candidatus Rokuibacteriota bacterium encodes the following:
- a CDS encoding transketolase C-terminal domain-containing protein, with translation MAVKRGGYGAEIAAMVSEKGLDLLDAPIGRLGARNVPMPYNDKLELATIPSRDDILAAIRSVL
- a CDS encoding rhodanese-like domain-containing protein; this translates as MLEPNQKTLEVSTEELRKIRADRQSLVLDAQPFMEYAVSHVPGALNVSAKPGGLTQIEIEGVKYIHASDRTAVFLDARDPQEFSAGSLSGARNLPASGVKPGKDVGEVRKAEDDGRLPVEDHTRIVVFGRDSAQARLVAEAVVNEAFHNVTFFDGPFATIKAATR
- a CDS encoding ABC transporter substrate-binding protein produces the protein MGSAAEAQRAGPVRIGALTESWGPTTLIVGLRDGLREIGYREDRDFTIGVRFTQGDPAELPAAARDLVRLGVDLIVAADTSNAAKAAQMATDRIPIIFVGGSDPVESGLVKSFARPGGNITGIADIDLELAPKRMELFRDIVPGLKRVLFVYDAANPLAATLLRVHRDAARRLDLTLMERPVRTQEEAQAAIAGARKGAVDGIISPRLHSLNIPGFILEVAAKGRVPTMFHSPFYVERGALASYGADRHEMGRQAARLVDKILKGAKPADLPVEQANKFELVLNLKTARALGLTIPRSVLLRADRVIDDRAR
- a CDS encoding TlpA disulfide reductase family protein, which codes for MVPSLLKPLDLVGYPSRTTPPHFSGSTVDARRVSMTVLRGKVVLVNFWASWCLECRPEMPVLERLHRELAPQGLAFVGVNAREKKEAVSRYAKELGLTFPLVLDPDGEISALYGVVGLPATFLVGRDGRAVGFAIGSREWGSAPARALFTALLAEPPPRPLPE